A region of Trypanosoma brucei brucei TREU927 chromosome 1, complete sequence DNA encodes the following proteins:
- a CDS encoding hypothetical protein, unlikely (unlikely gene predicted by glimmer), whose translation MKQQITKINKQRKLRGKSTKAHHNTKKHTKTVPLISTLVDTRQRVLLAQAHPCKHKYSSQSASPLSPTASSMLWNTSVNKKKTIIIIILSVTSRPSTHHHSPPSQPIIINCILHVSKSPPDNQT comes from the coding sequence atgaaacaacaaataacaaaaatcaataaACAACGAAAGTTAAGAGGGAAATCAACGAAAGCTCACCACAATACAAAGAAACATACAAAAACTGTTCCACTAATTTCCACTCTTGTTGATACGCGACAGCGGGTTCTATTGGCTCAAGCTCATCcatgcaaacacaaatacagtTCCCAAAGTGCTTCACCCCTAAGTCCCACTGCATCCTCAATGTTATGGAATACATcagttaacaaaaaaaaaacaataataataataatactatcAGTTACCTCACGTCCTTCAACGCATCATCattcccctccttctcaGCCTATCATAATAAACTGCATACTTCATGTTAGTAAATCACCACCTGACAATCAAACATAA